One genomic window of Actinoalloteichus hoggarensis includes the following:
- a CDS encoding GGDEF domain-containing protein: MTTRRHPDELTDSSGLVRLHESIAALLASRGQWRQAYHHLRSALDLASAKGSEPIHVPEQLRREVDRLRKEHAEVQEQSLRDSLTSSYNRRYLDQRLLALPGEMDERSAGLAVALVDLDWFKQVNDTYGHLLGDRVLQRVVELLQEGLPAGAFCARYGGEEFVLVLPDVDAATAVAVCETTRARIERHAWQQLVVGLRVTVSIGLAHEERVAQAAGRLPTSHEEQLLRADSLLYTAKQSGRNAVAYQEDGVAHLAGAAAGRRTVVAPRVVGYY; the protein is encoded by the coding sequence GTGACCACGCGGCGACACCCCGACGAGCTGACGGACAGTTCGGGGCTGGTGCGGCTGCACGAGTCGATCGCGGCGCTGCTCGCGTCGCGTGGGCAGTGGCGGCAGGCGTACCACCACCTGCGCTCCGCGCTGGACCTCGCCTCGGCCAAGGGCTCCGAGCCCATCCACGTCCCCGAACAGCTCCGCCGCGAGGTCGACCGGCTGCGTAAGGAGCACGCCGAGGTGCAGGAGCAGAGTCTTCGAGACAGCCTCACCTCGAGCTACAACCGGCGCTACCTCGACCAGCGGCTCCTCGCGCTCCCCGGTGAGATGGACGAGCGCAGCGCGGGCCTCGCCGTCGCGCTCGTCGACCTCGACTGGTTCAAGCAGGTCAACGACACCTACGGGCACCTGCTCGGCGATCGCGTGTTGCAGCGCGTCGTGGAGCTGTTGCAGGAGGGGCTGCCCGCCGGGGCGTTCTGTGCCCGATACGGCGGCGAGGAATTCGTCCTCGTGCTGCCCGACGTCGACGCCGCCACCGCCGTCGCGGTGTGCGAGACGACACGCGCCCGCATCGAACGCCATGCCTGGCAACAACTCGTGGTGGGTCTACGAGTGACCGTGAGCATCGGCCTCGCCCACGAGGAGCGCGTCGCACAGGCCGCCGGGCGGCTGCCGACAAGCCACGAGGAGCAGTTGCTCCGTGCCGACAGCCTGCTCTACACCGCGAAGCAGTCCGGCCGTAACGCCGTCGCCTATCAGGAAGACGGCGTCGCCCATCTCGCAGGTGCCGCGGCGGGCAGGCGAACCGTCGTCGCCCCCCGTGTGGTCGGCTACTACTGA
- a CDS encoding LCP family protein — protein sequence MTEETPLTKHTRNIDETLARFSAVHDEMQAELAEKERRRGKLGKIINKFIDDEEPFDDGDPPTTTIRVEEAPRRRFGRRGTPAGAEIEDDELEAKVAAPGGDDDPPPPIEAKAVVPPPKRAPASTARRAVAVVLASMILLVTGFGWGARGWVDNQFRQISALDDDSDLVNQPEKQYGDENFLIVGSDSRAGAQEGDNVGSVEDHDGALADAVMVAHIPASRERVVVVSFGRDLEVARPECERWDSHTGDYLGETIPPAEFAQLNEVYGIGGPQCLRKVVQSISGLSFSHFVGIDFNGFRDMVDAVDGVEICTPTPLIDRELGVVIPNPGPQVIDGAAALNYVRARKIEGDPTSDYGRMHRQQLFLSSLLRKVMSSEVLLDPGQLTGFVHAFARNTFGENLSVDGLMTLAQSLQSLQTGRITFVTLPTVGTPNERNSEVMRPDDVDALFQAIIDDQPLPDEAPLPGQESEPSDSDNAGAAAGEDGAGSADSAELVSPDGIRIQVLNGSELSGASRTVATALGELGFDVVFYGNAPAPVDQTTVRYAPQRAAEAATLAATLNNAVLEEDPSLGGAVVLLIGPDYDGDVSAPSRGTSAGGVNISPSSLSAAGSPEGGEGGEGGADGEPSGVPDNLATINAENSDCSFWQGG from the coding sequence ATGACGGAGGAGACTCCGCTCACCAAGCACACCCGCAACATCGACGAGACCCTCGCCCGATTCTCGGCCGTCCACGATGAGATGCAGGCCGAGCTGGCGGAGAAAGAACGTCGCCGCGGCAAACTCGGCAAGATCATCAACAAGTTCATCGATGACGAGGAGCCCTTCGACGACGGCGATCCGCCGACGACGACCATCCGGGTGGAAGAGGCGCCCAGGCGACGCTTCGGCCGCCGAGGCACACCGGCGGGCGCCGAGATCGAGGACGACGAACTCGAGGCGAAGGTCGCCGCTCCCGGCGGCGACGACGATCCGCCGCCGCCGATCGAGGCCAAGGCGGTCGTGCCGCCGCCGAAGCGAGCGCCCGCCAGCACGGCGCGACGTGCGGTCGCCGTCGTCCTCGCCTCGATGATCTTGCTCGTGACCGGCTTCGGCTGGGGCGCCCGCGGCTGGGTCGACAACCAGTTCCGGCAGATCTCGGCGCTGGACGACGACTCCGACCTGGTCAACCAGCCGGAGAAGCAGTACGGGGACGAGAACTTCCTGATCGTCGGCTCCGACAGTCGCGCGGGGGCGCAGGAGGGCGACAACGTCGGCAGCGTCGAGGACCACGACGGCGCACTGGCGGACGCCGTGATGGTCGCGCACATCCCGGCCAGTCGTGAGCGCGTCGTCGTGGTCAGCTTCGGTCGCGACCTCGAGGTGGCCCGGCCGGAATGCGAACGTTGGGACTCCCACACCGGCGACTACCTCGGCGAGACGATCCCACCCGCGGAGTTCGCCCAGCTCAACGAGGTGTACGGCATCGGCGGCCCGCAGTGTCTGCGCAAGGTCGTGCAGAGCATCTCCGGCCTGAGCTTCAGCCACTTCGTCGGCATCGACTTCAACGGCTTCCGCGACATGGTCGACGCCGTCGACGGCGTCGAGATCTGCACCCCGACCCCGCTGATCGACCGGGAGCTCGGCGTCGTCATCCCGAACCCGGGCCCCCAGGTCATCGACGGTGCCGCCGCGTTGAACTACGTCCGAGCCAGGAAGATCGAGGGCGACCCGACCTCGGACTACGGCAGGATGCACCGGCAGCAGCTGTTCCTCTCCTCCCTGCTGCGCAAGGTGATGTCCTCGGAGGTACTGCTCGACCCCGGCCAGCTGACCGGTTTCGTGCACGCCTTCGCCCGGAACACCTTCGGGGAGAACCTCTCGGTGGACGGCCTGATGACGTTGGCGCAGTCGTTGCAGTCGTTGCAGACCGGCCGGATCACCTTCGTGACCCTGCCGACCGTCGGCACTCCCAATGAGCGCAACAGCGAGGTCATGCGGCCGGACGACGTGGACGCCCTGTTCCAGGCGATCATCGACGATCAGCCGCTGCCGGACGAGGCGCCGCTGCCCGGCCAGGAGAGCGAGCCGTCCGACTCGGACAACGCAGGCGCGGCTGCCGGTGAGGACGGCGCGGGATCGGCGGACTCGGCGGAGCTCGTGTCGCCGGACGGCATCCGGATCCAGGTGCTCAACGGCAGCGAGTTGAGCGGAGCGTCGCGTACCGTCGCGACCGCGCTGGGAGAGCTCGGCTTCGACGTGGTGTTCTACGGCAACGCGCCCGCACCGGTCGACCAGACCACCGTTCGCTACGCCCCGCAGCGGGCGGCGGAGGCGGCCACGCTCGCGGCGACGCTGAACAACGCCGTGTTGGAGGAGGACCCCTCCTTGGGTGGCGCGGTCGTCTTACTGATCGGCCCCGACTACGACGGCGACGTGTCGGCGCCGAGCCGCGGCACCTCCGCAGGCGGCGTGAACATCAGCCCGTCCTCGCTGTCGGCGGCGGGCAGCCCCGAAGGCGGAGAAGGCGGAGAAGGCGGAGCAGACGGCGAGCCCTCCGGCGTGCCGGACAACCTCGCCACCATCAACGCGGAGAACTCCGACTGCTCGTTCTGGCAGGGGGGCTGA
- the phoU gene encoding phosphate signaling complex protein PhoU, with the protein MREAYRDQLGQLADALAEMCGMATTAIELATQALLTADLTLAEQVIADDAKIDEARSQGEEHAFALLALQAPVAGDLRNVVAALHAAESLERMGDLALHVAKTARRRHPQAVLPDEVAPYFVEMGRVAGELGKQAEQVIRTRSVSLARQLEDADDEMDDLHRHLFTVLMQKDWKHGLPAAVDITLLGRFYERFADHAVSVARRVVFVVTGEHPQQADSGA; encoded by the coding sequence ATGCGTGAGGCCTACCGTGACCAGCTTGGACAGCTCGCCGACGCCCTTGCCGAGATGTGCGGCATGGCGACGACCGCGATCGAGTTGGCCACCCAGGCCTTGCTGACCGCCGATCTGACGCTGGCGGAGCAGGTCATCGCCGACGACGCGAAGATCGACGAGGCGCGGAGTCAGGGCGAGGAGCATGCCTTCGCACTGCTCGCCCTCCAGGCTCCGGTCGCGGGCGACCTGCGCAATGTCGTGGCCGCCCTGCACGCGGCCGAGAGCCTGGAGCGGATGGGCGATCTGGCGCTGCACGTCGCCAAGACCGCGCGCCGTCGCCATCCGCAGGCCGTGCTGCCGGACGAGGTCGCGCCGTACTTCGTCGAGATGGGCCGCGTCGCAGGCGAGCTGGGCAAGCAGGCCGAGCAGGTCATCCGGACCAGAAGCGTGAGCCTTGCCCGACAGCTCGAGGACGCCGACGACGAGATGGACGACCTCCACCGGCACCTGTTCACCGTCCTCATGCAGAAGGACTGGAAGCACGGGCTGCCGGCCGCCGTCGACATCACCCTGCTCGGCCGCTTCTACGAGCGGTTCGCCGACCACGCCGTCTCGGTCGCACGCCGCGTCGTCTTCGTGGTCACCGGGGAACACCCGCAGCAGGCCGACAGCGGCGCCTGA
- a CDS encoding helix-turn-helix domain-containing protein encodes MGHNSALDRRLLGGELRALREAAGRTHREVADHLDCSQGKISQIELGKVPVRTSDVRLMLEFYGAPDELVDRLRGLAVESKKTGWWQPYTKVMQPGFDTYIGLESAARRVLAFHSDLVPALLQTHDYARAVLGAGTASSATIALLLDALDKRQERLTGGTPLDYSVLLDEATLHRVVGSAVVQRAQLEHLVLMSYRRNVSVRVVPFGAGAHPLVGDNVSLVEVPDPAAPNVVCLQNSASCTYLDKPAQTRRYVTAFSRLDESALDARESGRLIAEVADALPS; translated from the coding sequence GTGGGACACAACTCGGCCCTGGATCGTCGGCTTCTAGGCGGCGAGCTGCGCGCCCTCCGCGAGGCGGCGGGTCGGACACACCGCGAGGTCGCCGACCATCTCGACTGTTCGCAGGGCAAGATCAGTCAGATCGAGCTGGGCAAGGTTCCGGTGCGCACGTCGGATGTGCGGCTCATGCTGGAGTTCTACGGCGCGCCGGACGAGCTGGTCGACCGGCTGCGCGGGCTCGCGGTCGAATCGAAGAAGACCGGGTGGTGGCAGCCGTACACCAAGGTCATGCAACCCGGCTTCGACACCTACATCGGTCTCGAGTCGGCCGCCCGCCGAGTGCTCGCCTTCCATTCGGATCTCGTTCCCGCGCTGTTGCAGACCCATGACTACGCCCGCGCCGTGCTCGGTGCGGGGACCGCGTCGTCGGCGACGATCGCGCTCCTGCTGGATGCGCTCGACAAGCGGCAGGAACGGCTGACCGGCGGCACGCCGCTGGACTACTCCGTCCTGCTGGACGAGGCGACACTGCATCGGGTCGTCGGGAGCGCCGTGGTGCAGCGAGCGCAGTTGGAACACCTGGTGTTGATGTCCTACCGCCGGAATGTGAGCGTCCGGGTGGTGCCCTTCGGCGCGGGTGCGCACCCGCTGGTCGGCGACAACGTGTCGCTGGTCGAGGTGCCCGATCCGGCCGCGCCGAACGTCGTGTGTCTGCAGAACTCCGCGAGCTGCACGTACCTGGACAAGCCTGCTCAGACGCGCCGATACGTCACCGCGTTCAGCAGGCTCGACGAGTCGGCCCTGGACGCGCGTGAGTCCGGCAGGCTGATCGCCGAGGTCGCCGACGCCCTGCCGAGTTGA
- the pstB gene encoding phosphate ABC transporter ATP-binding protein PstB: MAKRIDVKDLNIYYGKFHAVQDVTVAVPPRGVTAFIGPSGCGKSTVLRSLNRMHEVIPGARVEGQVLLDGEDVYANSVDPVAVRRTIGMVFQRPNPFPTMSIRDNVVAGLRLAGTKNKNELDEVCERSLRGANLWEEVKDRLNRPGGSLSGGQQQRLCIARAIAIQPDVLLMDEPCSALDPISTLAIEDLITELKQDFTIVIVTHNMQQAARVSDQTAFFNLPGVGQPGRLVEIDETSRIFSNPTEKATEDYISGRFG, translated from the coding sequence ATGGCCAAGCGCATCGACGTCAAGGACCTCAACATCTACTACGGCAAATTCCATGCCGTGCAGGATGTGACCGTGGCCGTGCCGCCGCGCGGGGTGACGGCCTTCATCGGGCCGTCCGGCTGCGGCAAGTCCACCGTGCTGCGGTCGTTGAACCGGATGCACGAGGTGATCCCGGGCGCCCGGGTCGAGGGCCAGGTGCTGCTCGACGGCGAGGACGTGTACGCGAACTCGGTCGACCCGGTGGCGGTGCGTCGGACCATCGGCATGGTCTTCCAGCGGCCGAACCCCTTCCCGACGATGTCCATCCGGGACAACGTGGTCGCGGGCCTGCGACTCGCGGGCACCAAGAACAAGAACGAGCTCGACGAGGTCTGCGAGCGCTCCTTGCGCGGCGCGAACCTGTGGGAGGAGGTCAAGGACCGGCTCAACCGCCCCGGCGGCAGCCTGTCCGGCGGCCAGCAGCAGCGGCTGTGCATCGCGCGCGCCATCGCGATTCAGCCCGACGTCCTGCTGATGGACGAGCCGTGCTCGGCGCTCGACCCGATCTCGACGCTGGCGATCGAGGACCTGATCACGGAGCTGAAGCAGGACTTCACCATCGTCATCGTCACGCACAACATGCAGCAGGCGGCACGGGTGAGCGATCAGACCGCGTTCTTCAACCTGCCTGGTGTCGGGCAGCCCGGCAGGCTGGTGGAGATCGACGAGACGAGCCGGATCTTCTCCAACCCCACCGAGAAGGCTACCGAGGACTACATCTCGGGCCGGTTCGGCTGA
- the pstA gene encoding phosphate ABC transporter permease PstA, whose amino-acid sequence MSLSTSELDRPAQPPAFQGVSTARRTKDVVARVVVWLCFLIAVIPLIWVLYSVVSRGIEPFLRADWWQYSLAGVRANEDIGGANHAIVGTVLQGLVTGVLSIPIGVLVGIYLVEYGAGSRLAKVTTFMVDILSGVPSIVAAMFIYAVWITMFGFDRSAFAMCLALMLLMIPMVIRTTEEMLRIVPNELREASYALGIPKWKTIMKVVLPTAMSGIVTGAMLGMARVMGETAPALVLVAYSPSISHDLFSGPMANLPLLITTQFANPEAAGFNRTWGAAMTLIFIIMLFNLAATIISRLSSVKTK is encoded by the coding sequence ATGAGTCTCAGCACCTCTGAGCTGGACCGACCCGCTCAGCCTCCGGCCTTCCAGGGAGTCAGCACGGCGCGCCGCACCAAGGACGTCGTCGCCAGGGTCGTGGTGTGGCTCTGCTTCCTGATCGCGGTCATCCCACTGATCTGGGTGCTCTACTCGGTCGTCTCCCGAGGCATCGAGCCCTTCCTCCGCGCGGACTGGTGGCAGTACTCGCTCGCGGGTGTCCGGGCCAACGAGGACATCGGCGGAGCCAACCACGCGATCGTCGGCACCGTGCTCCAGGGCCTGGTCACCGGCGTGCTGTCGATCCCGATCGGCGTCCTCGTCGGGATCTACCTCGTCGAGTACGGCGCGGGTTCCCGGCTTGCGAAGGTCACCACCTTCATGGTCGACATCCTCAGCGGCGTGCCCTCGATCGTCGCGGCGATGTTCATCTACGCGGTCTGGATCACCATGTTCGGCTTCGATCGCAGCGCCTTCGCGATGTGTCTCGCCCTGATGCTGCTGATGATCCCGATGGTGATCCGTACCACCGAGGAGATGCTGCGCATCGTCCCGAACGAGCTGCGGGAGGCCTCCTACGCGCTCGGCATCCCCAAGTGGAAGACCATCATGAAGGTGGTCCTGCCGACCGCGATGTCGGGCATCGTCACCGGAGCCATGCTCGGCATGGCCCGGGTGATGGGGGAGACGGCGCCCGCGCTGGTGCTCGTGGCGTACTCGCCCTCGATCAGCCACGACCTCTTCTCGGGTCCGATGGCGAACCTGCCGCTGCTGATCACCACCCAGTTCGCCAATCCCGAGGCCGCCGGCTTCAACCGCACCTGGGGCGCGGCGATGACCCTCATCTTCATCATCATGTTGTTCAACCTCGCGGCCACGATCATCTCGCGGCTGTCGTCGGTCAAGACCAAGTAG
- the pstC gene encoding phosphate ABC transporter permease subunit PstC, protein MSDSTRRGRSLVTGSGSAPSPDAPEEPISTAVDTSSKPVRRPGDRIFRGFALGSGTFVVVLIGAIGLFLLLQAIPSLAANQSSFLFSGDWNASNPNDLRFGILYLLYTTVSVSLLALVLAMPVSLGIALFLTQYAPRSLARPFAYIVDLLAAVPSVIFGLWGIQVIGPAMVPVAEWLNTNLSFIPIFEQGNVSIAGAGNIFTAGVVVAVMLLPIITAISREVFERTPREHIEGALALGATKWEVVRTTVWPFGKSGYVSAAMLGLGRALGETVALFLILSSTTSAPSFSVFDGGATIASRIAAASAEFSNPLSIGAYIAAGLVLFVLTFLVNAVARSIVGGKKERS, encoded by the coding sequence ATGAGCGACTCGACGCGCCGGGGCCGCTCTCTGGTAACAGGGAGCGGCTCCGCCCCGTCACCGGATGCTCCGGAGGAACCCATCAGCACGGCAGTCGACACTTCGAGCAAACCCGTCCGCCGTCCGGGCGACCGGATCTTCCGAGGCTTCGCGCTCGGCTCTGGCACGTTCGTCGTCGTCCTGATCGGCGCGATCGGCCTGTTCCTGCTGTTGCAGGCCATCCCGTCGCTCGCAGCGAACCAGAGCAGCTTCCTGTTCTCCGGAGACTGGAACGCCTCCAACCCGAACGATCTCCGGTTCGGCATCCTCTATCTGCTCTACACGACCGTGTCGGTGTCGCTGCTGGCGCTGGTGCTGGCCATGCCGGTCTCCCTCGGCATCGCGCTGTTTCTCACGCAGTACGCGCCGAGAAGCCTGGCCCGGCCGTTCGCCTACATCGTCGACCTGCTGGCAGCGGTGCCGTCGGTGATCTTCGGTCTGTGGGGCATCCAGGTGATCGGCCCCGCGATGGTGCCGGTGGCCGAATGGCTGAACACCAATCTGTCGTTCATTCCGATCTTCGAGCAGGGCAACGTCAGCATCGCGGGGGCGGGGAACATCTTCACCGCGGGCGTCGTGGTCGCGGTGATGCTGCTGCCGATCATCACCGCCATCAGCCGTGAGGTGTTCGAGCGCACGCCCCGAGAGCACATCGAGGGCGCGTTGGCGCTGGGCGCGACCAAGTGGGAGGTCGTGCGCACCACGGTCTGGCCCTTCGGCAAGTCCGGTTACGTCAGCGCCGCCATGCTCGGCCTGGGCAGGGCGCTCGGCGAGACGGTGGCGTTGTTCCTGATCCTGTCCTCCACCACGTCGGCCCCGTCGTTCAGCGTCTTCGACGGCGGCGCCACCATCGCCTCCCGGATCGCGGCGGCCTCCGCCGAGTTCAGCAATCCGCTGTCCATCGGCGCCTACATCGCCGCCGGTCTGGTCCTGTTCGTGCTCACGTTCCTGGTCAACGCGGTGGCCAGGTCGATCGTCGGTGGGAAGAAGGAACGGTCATGA
- the pstS gene encoding phosphate ABC transporter substrate-binding protein PstS, with translation MKIKRHSAALGLVAASALLLSACGSDNAAQDANGDSGSTGGEPTSAECGGVDQIVAEGASSQANAIDEFAAVFSGECAGQSLAYNPNGSGSGRRQFIAGQVMFAGSDSAMDEEERAQAEERCGSPAWHLPLVFSPVAVTYNLPGVDELVLPSEVVAHIFNGTITTWDDEAIAAANEGVELPDTPITVFYRSDESGTTGNFQDYLTVGTNGAWTQGEGETFAGGVGEGRGQSQGVAEAVSSTEGGITYVEVSFANNADLGIAQIDTGSGPVPLTDETVGAAITGAEITGEGNDLTIDLESVFGTTEAGAYPITMATYEIVCSEYEDPEVAAGVKSFLSVAATTGQENLSEIGYTPLPAEFQERLLTAIDEIA, from the coding sequence GTGAAGATCAAGCGGCACTCTGCTGCTCTCGGGCTGGTGGCGGCGAGTGCGCTGCTGCTCTCGGCCTGTGGCTCCGACAACGCGGCCCAGGACGCGAACGGCGACAGCGGGTCGACCGGCGGGGAGCCGACGTCCGCCGAGTGCGGCGGCGTCGACCAGATCGTCGCCGAGGGCGCGTCCTCGCAGGCGAACGCCATCGACGAGTTCGCCGCGGTGTTCAGCGGTGAGTGCGCCGGACAGAGCCTGGCCTACAACCCGAACGGCTCCGGCTCGGGCCGTCGTCAGTTCATCGCCGGCCAGGTCATGTTCGCGGGTTCCGACTCCGCGATGGACGAGGAGGAGCGGGCGCAGGCCGAGGAGCGGTGTGGCAGCCCCGCCTGGCACCTGCCCCTGGTCTTCAGCCCGGTCGCGGTCACCTACAACCTGCCCGGTGTCGACGAGCTCGTGCTGCCCAGCGAGGTCGTGGCCCACATCTTCAACGGCACCATCACCACCTGGGACGACGAGGCCATCGCCGCCGCCAACGAGGGTGTGGAGCTGCCGGACACCCCGATCACCGTCTTCTACCGCAGCGACGAGTCCGGCACCACCGGCAACTTCCAGGACTACCTGACCGTCGGCACCAACGGCGCGTGGACCCAGGGCGAGGGCGAGACCTTCGCGGGCGGCGTCGGCGAGGGCCGCGGCCAGTCCCAGGGTGTCGCGGAGGCGGTGTCCAGCACCGAGGGCGGCATCACCTACGTCGAGGTCTCCTTCGCGAACAACGCCGACCTGGGCATCGCCCAGATCGACACGGGCAGCGGCCCGGTGCCCCTGACCGACGAGACCGTGGGCGCGGCGATCACCGGTGCCGAGATCACCGGTGAGGGCAACGACCTGACCATCGACCTCGAGTCGGTGTTCGGCACCACCGAGGCCGGCGCGTACCCCATCACGATGGCGACCTACGAGATCGTCTGCTCCGAGTACGAGGACCCCGAGGTGGCCGCAGGCGTCAAGTCGTTCCTCAGCGTGGCCGCCACCACCGGCCAGGAGAACCTCTCCGAGATCGGCTACACGCCGCTCCCCGCCGAGTTCCAGGAGCGCCTGCTGACCGCGATCGACGAGATCGCCTGA
- the mshD gene encoding mycothiol synthase has protein sequence MTITSWHNGLVDEVADEVISLLTEATKADGRAPVSERGLAALRRRGPAAVQVEQVRADVGGTEHFLVRESGGGLVGYAQLDTETDSEGRPVAELAVRPAARRGGVGTALVRALLERIGLPEQPAEPAADEPPVTPASLLVWSHSGHPAASRLARRFGFHTVRELRRMWVDLTEHPPGDVSAPSDVSIRPFQVGGDEAAVVEVNRRAFSWHPEQGGMSEADLVEKESETWFDPAGFLLAVDSDGGLLGFHWTKVHPPGAAAGDAVGEVYVVGVDPDAQGRGLGGLLTRAGLRHLADRGLRHTMLYVEADNPAAIRVYERLGFTHRDSDIQFGR, from the coding sequence GTGACGATCACGAGCTGGCACAACGGTCTTGTCGACGAGGTCGCCGACGAGGTGATCTCACTGCTCACCGAGGCGACGAAGGCGGACGGGCGAGCCCCCGTCTCGGAACGGGGACTGGCCGCGCTGCGGCGGCGTGGCCCGGCCGCGGTGCAGGTGGAACAGGTCCGGGCCGACGTGGGCGGGACGGAGCACTTCCTGGTTCGCGAATCCGGCGGCGGCCTGGTGGGTTACGCGCAGCTCGACACCGAGACCGACAGCGAGGGCAGGCCGGTCGCCGAACTCGCGGTCCGACCCGCCGCCCGGCGCGGCGGCGTGGGCACCGCGCTCGTTCGTGCCCTGCTTGAACGCATTGGACTGCCGGAGCAGCCTGCGGAGCCCGCAGCCGACGAGCCGCCCGTCACGCCCGCCTCGCTCCTCGTCTGGTCGCACAGCGGCCACCCCGCGGCGAGCAGGCTGGCCCGGCGTTTCGGCTTCCATACCGTTCGCGAGCTGCGGCGCATGTGGGTCGACCTGACCGAACACCCGCCCGGTGACGTCTCGGCTCCCTCGGACGTGTCGATCAGACCGTTCCAGGTCGGCGGTGACGAGGCCGCCGTCGTCGAGGTCAATCGACGGGCCTTCTCCTGGCATCCGGAGCAGGGCGGGATGTCGGAGGCCGACCTCGTCGAGAAGGAGTCGGAGACCTGGTTCGATCCGGCGGGCTTCCTGCTGGCCGTCGACTCCGACGGCGGCCTGCTCGGCTTCCACTGGACCAAGGTGCATCCACCGGGTGCCGCGGCTGGGGACGCCGTCGGCGAGGTGTACGTGGTCGGCGTCGACCCGGATGCTCAGGGGCGAGGGCTCGGCGGCCTTCTCACCAGGGCAGGACTACGGCATCTGGCTGATCGAGGACTGCGTCACACGATGCTGTACGTCGAGGCGGACAACCCGGCGGCGATCCGTGTCTACGAGCGGCTGGGCTTCACCCACCGTGACAGCGACATCCAGTTCGGCCGATAG
- a CDS encoding winged helix-turn-helix transcriptional regulator: MSSLELLLLTSAPNAGAVLPALPLLPHSVQLGTPEIVGLLERRPHDAVLVDGTQDLVAARRLCGQLAAAEIAAPVVAVIGEGSLVAVNADWGVAEILLPTAGPAEVDARLRLLHGRAEREARSEGEILSFGELMIEEATYTARLRGRPMELTYKEFELLKYLAQHAGRVFTRSQLLQEVWGYDFFGGARTVDVHVRRLRAKLGPEHEQLIGTVRNVGYKFVRPGGQASVPAEHRSGHRLARYGADSSDLLAGATGESIVRPAAARR, translated from the coding sequence ATGTCCAGCCTGGAACTCCTGCTTCTGACCTCCGCGCCGAACGCGGGGGCGGTACTGCCCGCGCTCCCCCTGCTGCCGCACTCGGTCCAGCTCGGCACGCCGGAGATCGTGGGCCTTCTCGAACGTCGCCCCCATGATGCCGTCCTGGTCGACGGCACCCAGGACCTCGTCGCCGCCCGCAGGCTCTGCGGCCAGCTCGCGGCGGCCGAGATCGCCGCCCCCGTCGTCGCGGTCATCGGCGAAGGCAGCCTCGTTGCCGTCAACGCGGACTGGGGCGTGGCCGAGATCCTGCTTCCGACGGCAGGCCCGGCGGAGGTCGACGCCCGACTGCGTCTCCTGCACGGGAGGGCCGAGCGGGAGGCGCGGTCCGAAGGCGAGATCCTGAGCTTCGGGGAGCTGATGATCGAGGAGGCCACGTACACGGCGCGGCTCCGAGGCAGGCCGATGGAGCTGACCTACAAGGAGTTCGAGCTCCTGAAGTATCTCGCCCAGCACGCGGGTCGCGTCTTCACCCGTTCGCAGCTCCTGCAGGAGGTGTGGGGGTACGACTTCTTCGGCGGTGCCAGGACGGTGGACGTCCATGTGCGGCGGCTGCGGGCGAAGCTCGGGCCGGAGCACGAGCAGTTGATCGGCACGGTCCGCAACGTCGGCTACAAGTTCGTCCGGCCCGGCGGCCAGGCATCGGTGCCCGCCGAGCATCGGTCCGGGCACCGGCTCGCCCGGTACGGCGCCGACTCGTCCGACCTGCTCGCCGGCGCCACCGGCGAGTCGATCGTTCGTCCGGCGGCGGCCCGCCGCTGA